One window of the Shewanella maritima genome contains the following:
- the pth gene encoding aminoacyl-tRNA hydrolase: MSNIKLIVGLANPGSEYERTRHNAGAWYVQELARICNVSLKADSKYFGLTARATLHGKDVRLLIPTTFMNLSGKSVAALANFFRIAPEEILVAHDELDMPPGVAKFKLGGGHGGHNGLKDIIARMGNDKGFYRLRIGIGHPGDKNKVSGYVLGKAPTKDQELMNAAVDEAVRSSEILFKQDMTKAMHRLHSFKAE, from the coding sequence ATGAGTAATATTAAACTGATTGTTGGTTTAGCAAACCCAGGCTCAGAGTATGAGCGCACCAGACACAATGCTGGCGCCTGGTATGTGCAAGAGTTAGCCCGTATATGTAATGTGAGCTTAAAAGCTGACAGCAAATATTTTGGACTCACTGCCAGAGCGACACTTCACGGTAAAGACGTGCGCTTACTTATCCCAACCACATTTATGAACCTAAGCGGCAAGTCAGTTGCCGCATTAGCTAACTTTTTTCGTATCGCGCCTGAAGAAATATTGGTTGCCCATGACGAGTTGGACATGCCTCCTGGTGTGGCTAAATTTAAGCTAGGTGGCGGCCATGGTGGCCACAATGGTCTAAAAGACATTATTGCCAGAATGGGTAACGACAAAGGCTTTTATCGTTTGCGTATCGGCATTGGTCATCCGGGCGATAAAAATAAAGTCAGTGGCTATGTGCTTGGTAAGGCACCGACTAAAGATCAAGAGTTAATGAACGCGGCAGTAGATGAAGCGGTTCGCTCTAGTGAAATTCTATTTAAACAAGACATGACAAAGGCAATGCATAGGTTGCATTCCTTTAAAGCAGAGTAA
- a CDS encoding thiol:disulfide interchange protein DsbA/DsbL gives MIKHIALALTLAVAPLSSFAAQFVEGKHYTQVSNRVAPSEPKVTEYFSFYCHSCYNMETKYLPFIKQHIDKKIAFENKHVDFMNSDLGTEVMRSLVVMNQTEHKHDLALKMFTAIQGDASDGHDHGAHGHKHESEINSRDDIKKVFAEFGIDSAAYDKMADDAATDKALSQWRQEQVMYNVRSVPSFVVNDKYLINMNEMRSLEQIIDLMNYLALKK, from the coding sequence ATGATCAAACATATCGCATTAGCATTAACTCTTGCTGTCGCTCCACTGTCTAGCTTTGCAGCTCAATTTGTTGAAGGAAAACACTACACACAAGTTTCTAACCGCGTTGCCCCTAGTGAGCCAAAAGTGACAGAGTACTTCTCGTTTTACTGCCACAGCTGCTACAACATGGAAACCAAATACCTGCCATTTATTAAGCAGCACATCGACAAGAAAATCGCTTTTGAAAACAAGCATGTTGATTTTATGAATAGTGATCTCGGCACTGAAGTCATGCGCTCACTCGTGGTAATGAATCAAACTGAGCACAAACATGACCTAGCATTAAAAATGTTTACTGCAATTCAAGGCGATGCTAGTGATGGTCATGATCACGGTGCTCACGGCCATAAACATGAAAGCGAGATCAACTCACGTGATGATATCAAAAAGGTATTTGCTGAGTTTGGAATTGATTCAGCGGCATATGACAAAATGGCTGACGATGCTGCAACAGATAAAGCGCTATCACAATGGCGTCAAGAGCAAGTGATGTATAACGTTCGCAGCGTGCCTAGCTTCGTTGTTAACGACAAATACTTGATTAACATGAATGAGATGCGCAGCCTTGAGCAGATTATCGATTTAATGAACTACTTAGCTTTGAAGAAATAG
- a CDS encoding TIGR03899 family protein, giving the protein MADTLDNNKSLMVETQEPSKAAVKTEKPVTSEPAAATPSTKNSDSSQASARQKALQLGRILGLASEAHYRPSTASITERAQFRVQKQLNQHQQNLETIFALALNYTPSDVTGVELDPDWRYQFFKMAEQIHNRKMQDLWARILSSEIVNPGQFSLRTLAVLTQLTQREAQMFEKALAIASRFNNESRFKLMTGYRLTGGLKHYFRQSSNTGLNLSQFGLPYSSILTLVGAGILHKSEFETGVLDSASPISLSFGVEVIKRTPRNKHLLLTYYRFTPVGDELCQLLHATSDKNYIAALGQLLDKDFSKQ; this is encoded by the coding sequence ATGGCAGACACGCTCGACAACAACAAATCGCTTATGGTTGAGACACAAGAGCCAAGCAAGGCTGCGGTAAAAACGGAAAAGCCTGTTACTTCAGAGCCTGCTGCAGCTACGCCTAGCACCAAAAACAGCGACTCATCTCAAGCATCAGCCAGACAAAAAGCACTGCAACTCGGGCGCATTTTAGGCTTGGCCAGTGAGGCTCACTATCGCCCGTCAACGGCATCCATCACCGAGCGTGCGCAGTTTCGCGTGCAAAAACAGCTTAATCAACATCAACAAAACCTTGAAACTATTTTTGCACTGGCACTGAACTACACTCCATCCGATGTGACCGGAGTGGAGCTAGACCCTGACTGGCGTTATCAGTTCTTCAAGATGGCCGAGCAAATCCATAACCGCAAAATGCAGGACTTATGGGCAAGAATTTTATCAAGTGAAATCGTTAATCCCGGTCAATTCAGCTTACGTACCTTAGCAGTGTTAACCCAACTCACCCAGCGTGAAGCGCAAATGTTTGAAAAAGCATTAGCCATTGCTTCAAGATTTAATAATGAAAGCCGTTTTAAGCTAATGACGGGCTACAGATTAACAGGCGGGTTAAAACACTATTTTCGCCAGTCAAGCAATACAGGCTTAAACCTGTCGCAGTTTGGCTTGCCGTATTCAAGTATCTTAACCCTGGTTGGGGCGGGGATTTTACACAAGAGTGAATTTGAAACTGGGGTACTCGATAGCGCCTCGCCGATTAGCCTTAGCTTCGGTGTAGAGGTAATAAAGCGTACACCAAGGAACAAACATTTATTGCTTACCTATTACCGGTTTACCCCTGTTGGCGATGAATTATGCCAATTGCTGCATGCCACAAGTGATAAAAACTATATTGCCGCCTTGGGGCAACTGCTAGATAAAGACTTTTCGAAACAATAA
- the lolB gene encoding lipoprotein insertase outer membrane protein LolB yields the protein MNTQKPQAITVRQFSFISLLLLLMLMLNGCSSLKHTNFEPVSVNHVAQAQHWELKGKIAVRSNTDKFSTNLYWFHQAQGDDLRLTTMIGTNLLVLDSGPQGATLTANGETYFDKDPQTLLDSMVSIHIPLDRLPLWITGQASSEDKVISYNADGTIKQLISEQTASHWQVDFRSWQILQGIQIPRQIIIVRDDVQIKIQNNQWQAMQPIQ from the coding sequence GTGAACACCCAAAAGCCTCAAGCTATCACAGTGCGCCAATTCAGTTTCATAAGTTTATTACTGCTACTTATGTTGATGCTTAATGGCTGCAGTAGTTTAAAGCACACCAACTTTGAACCTGTTAGCGTTAATCATGTTGCGCAAGCACAGCATTGGGAACTTAAGGGTAAAATTGCCGTTCGCTCAAACACAGATAAATTTAGCACTAACTTATATTGGTTTCACCAAGCTCAAGGCGATGATTTACGTCTGACTACTATGATTGGCACTAATTTATTGGTTTTAGATAGTGGCCCACAAGGTGCAACATTGACCGCCAATGGCGAAACTTATTTTGATAAAGACCCGCAAACCTTGCTCGACTCTATGGTGTCGATTCATATTCCTTTAGATAGATTGCCTCTATGGATAACCGGTCAAGCCAGCAGCGAAGACAAAGTAATTAGCTATAATGCTGATGGCACGATAAAGCAGCTTATCAGCGAGCAAACAGCGTCACATTGGCAAGTTGACTTTAGAAGCTGGCAAATACTGCAAGGCATACAAATACCAAGACAAATCATTATTGTGCGAGATGATGTACAAATCAAAATCCAAAACAACCAATGGCAAGCAATGCAGCCCATCCAGTAG
- a CDS encoding MFS transporter → MSQHTDSAENANALAQLTAKPQHLLLGMTFVMSMVFAVWQALLNNFVIERAAFTGAEIGMLQSLREVPGFLAFTAVFVLLFIKEQAFALLSLAILCVGVAITGFFPSVIGLYITTVIMSIGFHYYETINQSLTLQWLDKKDTAAFMGKALAWRSAAALTGYGSIWLIMTWLKLDYVWMYAIIGGLGAIMVLSMVVLFPNFRQAAPQTKKLILRKRYWLYYLLTFFSGARRQIFVVFAGFMMVEKFGYTVSEITALFLINYVINLAFAPAIGRFIGRIGERKALTVEYVGLALVFTSYAFVENAQFAAALYVIDHLLFAMAIAMKTYFQKIADQQDIASTMSVSFTINHIAAVVIPALLGLLWLSSPTAVFLIGTVFAICSLLLALNVPEQPTVGNETNWPKTTIES, encoded by the coding sequence ATGTCACAACATACCGATAGCGCCGAAAATGCCAATGCGCTGGCTCAACTTACCGCCAAACCACAACATTTATTACTTGGGATGACGTTCGTCATGTCGATGGTATTTGCTGTTTGGCAAGCACTGCTAAATAACTTTGTGATTGAAAGAGCTGCATTCACCGGTGCAGAGATCGGTATGTTACAAAGCCTGCGTGAAGTGCCGGGTTTTTTAGCATTCACCGCCGTGTTTGTACTCTTGTTTATAAAAGAGCAAGCCTTTGCCCTACTCTCACTGGCAATCTTATGCGTGGGCGTAGCGATAACTGGCTTCTTCCCAAGTGTGATTGGGCTTTATATCACCACAGTGATCATGTCGATTGGGTTCCATTACTATGAAACCATTAACCAATCTCTCACTCTGCAATGGCTAGATAAAAAAGATACCGCAGCCTTTATGGGTAAAGCCCTTGCCTGGCGCTCAGCAGCGGCGTTAACTGGCTATGGCAGCATTTGGTTAATCATGACCTGGCTCAAACTTGATTATGTGTGGATGTACGCCATTATCGGCGGCCTTGGCGCTATCATGGTGCTGTCGATGGTTGTTTTGTTTCCTAACTTTCGCCAAGCTGCGCCACAAACCAAAAAGCTTATCTTGAGAAAACGCTACTGGCTTTACTACCTACTTACTTTTTTCTCTGGCGCAAGAAGGCAAATCTTTGTGGTATTCGCCGGCTTTATGATGGTGGAAAAATTCGGTTATACGGTAAGTGAAATCACCGCTCTGTTTCTTATCAACTATGTGATTAACCTTGCCTTTGCACCAGCAATAGGCCGATTTATTGGACGTATCGGTGAGCGTAAAGCACTCACGGTAGAGTACGTGGGTCTGGCTCTAGTATTCACTAGCTACGCATTTGTGGAAAACGCGCAGTTCGCCGCAGCCCTGTACGTCATTGATCACTTACTTTTCGCCATGGCAATTGCAATGAAAACTTATTTTCAGAAAATTGCTGATCAGCAAGACATCGCTTCAACTATGTCAGTAAGCTTCACCATTAATCATATTGCCGCCGTGGTTATTCCGGCATTGCTCGGTCTGTTATGGCTAAGCTCACCGACTGCAGTATTTTTAATTGGTACTGTATTTGCGATTTGTTCACTACTGCTTGCACTAAACGTGCCTGAGCAACCTACAGTTGGCAATGAAACCAATTGGCCAAAAACAACGATTGAGTCGTAG
- the prfA gene encoding peptide chain release factor 1, with product MKPSVIRKLEGLLERNEEVLALLSDASVIADQDRFRTLSKEYAQLEDVVKSFKAFQQAQEDLESAEMMLEEDDAEMREMAQEEIKEAKQALERLEDELQILLLPKDPNDDRNAFIEIRAGAGGDEAAIFAGDLFRMYSRYCESNKWQMEIMNANEGEHGGFKELIVQVTGDGVYGKLKFESGGHRVQRVPETESQGRVHTSAVTVVVLPEIPEAEQISINPADLKVDTFRASGAGGQHVNKTDSAIRITHVPSGIVVECQDQRSQHKNRAQAMSVLSARLQAVEDEKRRSEEESTRRNLVASGDRSERIRTYNFPQGRLSEHRINLTLYRLGEIMEGDLNAIIEPLTQEEQADKLAALADE from the coding sequence ATGAAACCATCCGTTATCCGCAAGCTTGAAGGCTTGCTAGAGCGTAATGAAGAAGTTTTAGCATTACTAAGTGATGCCAGTGTGATTGCGGATCAAGACAGATTCCGCACCTTATCAAAAGAATATGCTCAACTTGAAGACGTAGTAAAAAGCTTCAAGGCATTCCAGCAGGCGCAAGAAGACCTAGAGTCAGCCGAAATGATGCTGGAAGAAGATGACGCTGAGATGCGTGAAATGGCGCAGGAAGAAATTAAAGAAGCTAAGCAAGCATTAGAGCGTCTAGAAGACGAGCTGCAAATCCTGCTGCTACCAAAAGATCCAAATGACGACCGTAACGCCTTCATCGAAATCCGCGCAGGCGCTGGTGGTGATGAAGCGGCAATTTTCGCCGGTGATTTGTTCCGCATGTACTCTCGCTACTGTGAGTCGAACAAGTGGCAAATGGAGATCATGAACGCTAACGAAGGCGAGCATGGCGGTTTCAAAGAGCTTATTGTGCAAGTTACTGGTGATGGCGTCTACGGCAAGCTCAAGTTTGAGTCTGGCGGACACCGCGTACAACGCGTGCCAGAAACCGAATCACAAGGTCGCGTACACACCTCTGCCGTAACGGTTGTCGTATTGCCAGAAATTCCAGAAGCTGAGCAAATCTCGATTAACCCTGCCGATCTTAAAGTCGATACTTTCCGCGCCTCAGGTGCGGGTGGTCAGCACGTTAACAAAACTGACTCGGCTATTCGTATTACTCACGTACCGTCAGGTATTGTGGTTGAGTGTCAAGATCAGCGCTCACAGCACAAAAACCGTGCTCAAGCCATGAGCGTGTTATCGGCGCGCCTACAAGCGGTTGAAGATGAAAAACGCCGCAGTGAAGAAGAGTCTACTCGACGTAATCTAGTCGCAAGTGGTGATCGCTCTGAGCGTATCCGTACTTATAACTTCCCTCAAGGTCGTTTAAGTGAGCACCGTATCAACCTAACGCTGTATCGCTTGGGTGAGATTATGGAAGGCGATCTAAACGCGATTATTGAGCCGCTAACTCAAGAAGAACAAGCCGATAAA
- the ispE gene encoding 4-(cytidine 5'-diphospho)-2-C-methyl-D-erythritol kinase → MKAPISKSWPAPAKLNLFLHVTGRRSDGYHELQTLFQFVDHCDYLDFHVTETSDIRLHSKMSKVVADSDNLILKAAKSLKIAANYAGGADIWIDKLLPMGGGLGGGSSDAATTLVALNALWNINFPHQKLAEIGLSLGADVPVFINGYAAFAEGVGEKLQTVKVDEPWYLVIVPDVHVSTQQVFQHPDLPRQTPKLNLQSLMERTWSNDCQTLVANTYPQVANALSWLLEYAPSQMTGTGACVFGRFEHSQQALDTLAKLPDSMQGFVAKGLNKSPLLERLAQL, encoded by the coding sequence ATGAAAGCGCCTATTTCTAAAAGCTGGCCAGCTCCTGCAAAGTTAAACCTGTTCCTGCACGTCACCGGACGACGCAGTGATGGTTATCATGAATTACAAACTCTGTTTCAATTTGTCGACCATTGCGACTATTTAGATTTCCATGTCACCGAAACCAGTGACATTCGTTTACACTCCAAGATGTCCAAAGTTGTCGCTGATAGCGATAACTTAATTCTAAAAGCTGCAAAATCGCTAAAAATAGCGGCAAATTATGCTGGCGGCGCCGACATTTGGATAGATAAATTGCTGCCGATGGGCGGTGGTCTTGGAGGCGGCTCTTCAGATGCAGCCACGACATTAGTGGCACTCAATGCACTTTGGAATATTAACTTTCCTCACCAAAAACTGGCTGAAATTGGTCTAAGCTTAGGTGCCGATGTCCCTGTTTTTATTAATGGTTACGCGGCTTTCGCCGAGGGCGTGGGTGAAAAACTACAAACAGTTAAAGTAGATGAACCTTGGTATTTAGTTATCGTCCCTGACGTGCATGTTTCAACTCAGCAGGTGTTCCAGCATCCAGATTTGCCAAGGCAAACACCTAAACTAAATTTGCAATCGCTAATGGAAAGAACTTGGTCAAATGACTGCCAAACTTTAGTGGCAAACACCTACCCTCAAGTTGCCAATGCCTTGAGCTGGCTGCTAGAATATGCGCCGTCTCAAATGACGGGGACCGGAGCATGTGTCTTTGGCCGTTTTGAGCATTCGCAACAAGCACTTGATACGCTGGCAAAATTGCCAGATTCAATGCAAGGCTTTGTTGCTAAAGGCTTAAACAAGTCACCATTACTGGAACGACTTGCCCAGCTTTAA
- a CDS encoding ribose-phosphate pyrophosphokinase, whose protein sequence is MPDIKLFAGNATPKLAEKIAERLFCKLGDAEVGRFSDGEISVQINENVRGADVFIIQSTCAPTNDNLMELIVMVDALRRASAGRITAVIPYFGYARQDRRVRSARVPITAKVVADFLSSVGVDRVLTCDLHAEQIQGFFDVPVDNVFGSPVLLEDMLAKKLDNPVVVSPDIGGVVRARAVAKLLDDSDLAIIDKRRPQANVAQVMHIIGDVQGRDCIIVDDMIDTGGTLSKAAEALKEHGANRVFAYATHPVFSGNAPKNIADSVIDEVIVTDTVPLSEDMLKVGKVSQLTMSGVLAEAIRRVSNEESISAMFRH, encoded by the coding sequence GTGCCCGACATTAAGCTCTTTGCTGGTAACGCTACCCCTAAACTAGCCGAAAAAATTGCTGAACGTTTATTCTGCAAACTCGGTGACGCAGAAGTAGGCCGTTTCAGCGACGGTGAAATCAGTGTTCAAATCAACGAGAACGTACGTGGTGCGGATGTATTCATCATTCAATCTACTTGCGCGCCAACTAACGACAACCTAATGGAACTTATCGTCATGGTTGATGCGCTACGTCGTGCATCTGCTGGCCGTATTACTGCGGTAATTCCTTACTTTGGTTATGCTCGTCAAGACCGTCGTGTTCGCAGTGCTCGTGTACCTATCACAGCTAAAGTTGTTGCTGACTTCCTATCAAGCGTTGGTGTTGACCGCGTATTAACTTGTGACTTGCATGCAGAGCAAATCCAAGGTTTCTTCGACGTACCTGTAGACAACGTATTCGGTAGCCCAGTACTACTAGAAGACATGCTAGCGAAGAAGCTAGACAACCCTGTCGTTGTTTCTCCAGATATCGGCGGCGTGGTACGTGCACGTGCAGTCGCTAAACTACTTGATGACTCTGACTTAGCTATTATCGACAAACGCCGTCCACAAGCTAACGTTGCTCAGGTTATGCACATTATCGGCGACGTTCAAGGTCGTGACTGCATCATCGTTGATGACATGATTGATACTGGTGGCACACTATCTAAAGCTGCTGAAGCATTAAAAGAGCACGGTGCTAACCGCGTATTTGCTTATGCAACTCACCCAGTATTCTCAGGTAATGCACCTAAGAACATCGCTGACTCAGTGATTGATGAAGTGATTGTGACTGACACTGTACCGCTAAGCGAAGACATGCTTAAAGTAGGCAAAGTATCTCAGCTAACTATGTCTGGTGTACTTGCTGAAGCGATTCGCCGCGTAAGCAACGAAGAGTCTATTTCGGCGATGTTCCGTCACTAA
- the hemG gene encoding menaquinone-dependent protoporphyrinogen IX dehydrogenase, whose protein sequence is MSQILLIHSSVHGQTVKICKYMQQKAQEQGVNITLASLADNPSIEGFDKVFIGASIRHGKHRPALYQFIEANKAKLEQIPSGFFSVSLVARKPGKNTPETNMYMQAFLKQSVWQPKHLQVFGGNLDYQFYGPVDRNIIRFIMWITKGPTDPHTKVEYTDWDKVDAFVDTMINA, encoded by the coding sequence ATGAGCCAAATTTTACTTATTCACTCTAGTGTGCACGGCCAAACCGTAAAAATTTGCAAATACATGCAGCAAAAAGCGCAGGAGCAAGGTGTGAACATCACTTTGGCTAGCCTTGCCGACAATCCATCTATTGAGGGCTTTGACAAGGTATTTATTGGCGCCAGTATTCGTCATGGCAAGCATCGCCCAGCTCTATATCAGTTTATTGAAGCAAATAAAGCTAAGCTTGAGCAAATCCCTAGTGGCTTTTTCTCTGTGAGTTTAGTCGCTCGCAAGCCAGGTAAAAACACGCCGGAAACCAATATGTATATGCAGGCGTTTTTAAAGCAAAGCGTGTGGCAGCCAAAGCATCTGCAAGTGTTTGGTGGCAACCTTGATTACCAGTTTTACGGCCCTGTCGATCGCAATATTATCCGCTTTATTATGTGGATCACTAAAGGTCCTACTGACCCACATACCAAGGTTGAATATACAGATTGGGATAAAGTCGACGCATTCGTTGATACCATGATTAATGCTTAA
- the hemA gene encoding glutamyl-tRNA reductase, with protein MSLVVIGINHKTATVDLREKVAFSPDRIHDAMKSLASRSRTGEAVIVSTCNRTELYSCNVKPEEVIEWLEEYHDLDHEALMPCIYAYEDQIAVKHLMRVASGLDSLVLGEPQILGQVKQAFVKAKEAGTTAVTIDRLFQNTFSVAKKVRTETDIGAAAVSVAFAAVSMAKHIFSSLKTTKVLLIGAGETIELVAKHLKDQEVNSIVVANRTVERAQAMCEEFNATAITLQDIPEHLPHADIVISSTASPLPILGKGMVEKALKQRRHQPMLLVDIAVPRDIEAEVGELDDAFLYTVDDLHSIIEQNMASRKEAAEQAEIIAEEQAVLFMEWVRSLESVDSIREYRSQSLAIKDELVERALNKIQQGGNGEQVILELANKLTNRLIHAPTQALTSASRQGDLNTLGQLRVALGLDKH; from the coding sequence ATGAGTCTAGTAGTAATCGGGATTAACCATAAAACGGCGACAGTAGATTTACGTGAGAAAGTTGCCTTTTCTCCAGATCGCATCCATGACGCAATGAAAAGTTTAGCCAGTCGCAGCCGCACTGGTGAAGCTGTTATCGTGTCTACGTGTAACCGTACCGAACTGTATAGCTGCAATGTCAAACCTGAAGAGGTCATTGAGTGGCTAGAAGAGTATCACGACCTAGATCATGAAGCGCTGATGCCATGTATCTATGCCTATGAAGATCAAATTGCTGTGAAACACCTGATGCGCGTTGCCTCTGGCCTTGACTCGCTTGTATTAGGTGAACCGCAGATTTTAGGTCAGGTAAAGCAAGCGTTTGTTAAAGCAAAAGAAGCGGGCACAACTGCGGTTACGATTGATCGTTTATTCCAAAATACCTTTTCGGTTGCCAAGAAAGTGCGCACCGAAACCGATATTGGCGCCGCTGCAGTATCTGTCGCCTTTGCCGCAGTAAGCATGGCAAAGCATATTTTCTCGTCGCTCAAAACCACTAAGGTACTGTTGATTGGCGCGGGTGAAACTATTGAGTTAGTCGCGAAGCACTTAAAAGATCAAGAAGTGAATTCAATTGTAGTGGCTAATCGCACTGTTGAGCGTGCACAGGCGATGTGTGAAGAGTTCAACGCCACGGCGATTACCCTGCAAGACATTCCAGAGCATTTACCTCACGCCGACATTGTTATTTCGTCGACCGCGAGCCCTCTACCTATTTTAGGCAAAGGCATGGTTGAAAAAGCGTTAAAACAACGTCGTCATCAACCTATGTTATTAGTCGATATTGCAGTTCCGAGAGATATTGAAGCAGAAGTCGGTGAGTTAGACGACGCTTTCCTTTATACTGTTGACGATTTACATAGTATCATTGAACAAAACATGGCTTCGCGTAAGGAAGCCGCCGAGCAGGCAGAGATTATTGCCGAAGAACAAGCCGTCTTATTTATGGAGTGGGTGCGTTCTTTAGAGTCGGTTGACAGTATTCGTGAATATCGTAGCCAGTCATTGGCTATTAAAGATGAATTGGTTGAGCGCGCCTTGAATAAAATTCAGCAAGGTGGCAACGGCGAGCAAGTAATTTTAGAGCTTGCTAATAAGTTAACCAATCGCCTCATTCACGCACCAACCCAGGCGTTGACTTCAGCCAGTCGCCAGGGTGATTTAAATACATTAGGTCAACTGCGAGTCGCGCTTGGTTTAGATAAACACTAG
- the ychF gene encoding redox-regulated ATPase YchF, producing MGFKCGIVGLPNVGKSTLFNALTQAGIEAANFPFCTIEPNTGVVPVPDHRLDALAEIVNPERVMPTTMEFVDIAGLVAGASKGEGLGNKFLANIRETDAIGHVVRCFEDDNITHVADSVDPARDIDVINTELALSDLESLERAVQRQQKRAKGGDKDAKFEVEVLEKLRPTLDEGGMLRSVELTKEEAAAIRYLNFLTLKPTMYIANVSEDGFDNNPHLDAVRAIAETENAVVVTVCAAIESELAEMEAEDREEFMADLGLEEPGLDRVIRAGYQLLDLHTYFTAGVKEVRAWTVRVGATAPQAAGVIHTDFERGFIRAQVMSYDDFIEHKGEAGAKEAGKLRVEGKGYIVKDGDVMHFLFNV from the coding sequence ATGGGTTTTAAATGCGGCATTGTTGGTTTACCAAACGTTGGTAAGTCTACCTTGTTCAATGCACTAACACAGGCTGGTATTGAAGCGGCTAACTTTCCGTTTTGTACTATTGAGCCAAATACTGGCGTAGTACCAGTACCAGATCATCGTTTAGATGCACTAGCAGAGATTGTAAACCCAGAGCGCGTAATGCCAACAACCATGGAGTTTGTTGACATCGCGGGTTTGGTCGCAGGCGCTTCTAAAGGTGAAGGTCTAGGTAACAAGTTCCTAGCTAACATCCGCGAAACTGATGCTATCGGTCACGTTGTTCGTTGTTTTGAAGATGACAACATTACTCACGTTGCAGACAGCGTTGATCCTGCGCGCGACATTGACGTAATTAATACAGAGCTTGCACTGTCAGATCTTGAGAGCTTAGAGCGCGCGGTTCAGCGTCAGCAAAAGCGTGCGAAAGGCGGTGATAAAGACGCTAAGTTCGAAGTTGAAGTATTAGAAAAGCTGCGCCCAACACTAGATGAAGGCGGCATGCTACGCAGTGTTGAACTAACTAAAGAAGAAGCGGCGGCAATTCGTTACTTAAACTTCTTAACGTTAAAGCCAACCATGTACATTGCTAACGTATCTGAAGATGGTTTTGATAATAACCCGCATCTGGATGCAGTTCGCGCGATTGCCGAAACCGAAAATGCAGTGGTTGTGACCGTTTGTGCTGCTATCGAGTCTGAGCTTGCTGAAATGGAAGCGGAAGATCGCGAAGAGTTTATGGCTGATTTAGGTCTTGAAGAGCCGGGTCTTGATCGCGTGATCCGCGCAGGTTACCAATTACTAGACCTACACACCTACTTTACTGCGGGCGTAAAAGAAGTTCGCGCATGGACAGTACGTGTTGGCGCAACAGCTCCGCAAGCGGCTGGAGTGATCCACACAGACTTTGAGCGCGGCTTTATTCGTGCACAAGTGATGTCTTATGACGACTTTATCGAGCATAAAGGTGAAGCGGGCGCGAAAGAAGCAGGTAAGCTTCGCGTAGAAGGTAAAGGCTACATCGTTAAAGATGGCGATGTTATGCACTTCCTATTCAATGTATAA
- a CDS encoding cytochrome b/b6 domain-containing protein, translating into MKLPRFFSVISAKLHIIMIATCAILLPTSGWLLIGKQLRVNASIWDYVHVYLGTITAILGLCFVVKCCIKGGWRQFFPWVVLDLSQFFADVKGLFKAQLPSSGGKGLLSIIEGVGLLLLAGVCISGLMWVLTQGDMEALTWRKYHVTLAEYFVTFVAVHMVLALVHVIEMIKNS; encoded by the coding sequence ATGAAGTTACCTCGTTTTTTCAGTGTGATTAGTGCCAAGCTACATATCATTATGATAGCTACGTGCGCTATTTTATTGCCGACAAGCGGCTGGTTGTTAATAGGTAAACAGTTAAGAGTTAACGCCAGTATTTGGGACTATGTTCATGTTTACCTTGGTACTATTACCGCAATACTTGGACTTTGCTTTGTGGTCAAGTGCTGCATAAAAGGTGGTTGGCGCCAGTTTTTCCCGTGGGTAGTGTTAGATTTATCGCAATTTTTTGCCGACGTTAAAGGTTTATTCAAAGCACAGTTACCTAGCTCAGGCGGTAAAGGACTATTGAGTATTATCGAGGGTGTTGGATTGCTGTTATTAGCAGGTGTGTGTATTAGTGGCTTAATGTGGGTGTTGACTCAGGGAGATATGGAGGCGTTAACTTGGCGCAAGTATCACGTAACGTTGGCTGAGTACTTTGTCACCTTTGTTGCTGTGCATATGGTACTCGCTTTGGTACACGTGATAGAGATGATTAAAAACTCTTAG